In Saccharothrix syringae, the following are encoded in one genomic region:
- the hisH gene encoding imidazole glycerol phosphate synthase subunit HisH: protein MARVVVLDYGSGNLRSAERALQRVGADVEVTADHRAVLDADGLVVPGVGAYAACMEGLNSVRGARLIGQRLAGGRPVLGICVGMQILFGKGIEHGVETEGCGEWPGTVERLEAPVVPHMGWNTVRAPGGSRLFAGLDADTRFYFVHSYAVRKWELEESGTLKAPLVTWSAHGGDEFVAAVENGPLWATQFHPEKSGDAGAHLLENWLKSFN from the coding sequence GTGGCACGAGTCGTCGTACTGGACTACGGATCCGGCAACCTCCGCTCCGCCGAGCGCGCGCTCCAGCGCGTCGGCGCCGACGTCGAGGTCACCGCGGACCATCGGGCGGTGCTCGACGCCGACGGCCTGGTGGTGCCGGGCGTGGGCGCGTACGCGGCGTGCATGGAGGGCCTGAACTCCGTGCGGGGTGCCCGGCTGATCGGGCAGCGGCTGGCCGGCGGGCGCCCGGTGCTGGGCATCTGCGTGGGCATGCAGATCCTGTTCGGCAAGGGCATCGAGCACGGCGTGGAGACCGAGGGCTGCGGCGAGTGGCCCGGCACGGTGGAGCGGCTGGAGGCCCCGGTCGTGCCGCACATGGGCTGGAACACCGTCCGGGCGCCCGGGGGCAGCCGACTGTTCGCGGGCCTCGACGCCGACACCCGGTTCTACTTCGTGCACTCCTACGCGGTGCGCAAGTGGGAGCTGGAGGAGTCGGGCACGCTCAAGGCGCCGCTGGTGACGTGGTCCGCGCACGGCGGTGACGAGTTCGTCGCGGCGGTGGAGAACGGGCCGCTGTGGGCGACCCAGTTCCACCCGGAGAAGTCCGGCGACGCGGGCGCGCACCTGCTGGAGAACTGGCTGAAGAGCTTCAACTAG
- a CDS encoding transketolase family protein, translated as MTATMRQVFADTVEDVMRHDPRVVVVIAEISRDAFRPGERLVNVGIREQAMVGVGAGLALTGLRPVVHSYAPFLVERPFEQVKLDFGHQDVGGVLVSIGGSYDDPAWGRTHQAPGDVALFDTLPGWTVHVPGHPDEVEPVIRAALAGDDRVYVRLSLRHNAAPHPVVEGFTEVRRGRRGVVVAVGPMLDTAVEATRDLDVTVLYATTVRPFDAAGLRAAVGRADRADVLLVEPYLAGTSAHLAAEALADVPHRLRSLGVRREAELRAYGTAEDHDSAHDLDVLGVAAAARRMFSGPVAAA; from the coding sequence ATGACGGCGACGATGCGGCAGGTGTTCGCGGACACCGTCGAGGACGTGATGCGGCACGACCCGCGCGTGGTGGTCGTGATCGCCGAGATCTCGCGCGACGCGTTCCGGCCGGGGGAGCGGCTGGTCAACGTCGGCATCCGCGAGCAGGCCATGGTCGGGGTGGGCGCGGGCCTGGCGCTGACCGGCCTGCGGCCCGTGGTGCACAGCTACGCGCCGTTCCTGGTCGAGCGCCCGTTCGAGCAGGTCAAGCTGGACTTCGGGCACCAGGACGTGGGCGGGGTGCTGGTGAGCATCGGCGGTTCGTACGACGACCCGGCGTGGGGCCGCACGCACCAGGCGCCCGGCGACGTGGCGCTGTTCGACACGCTGCCCGGCTGGACCGTGCACGTGCCGGGTCACCCGGACGAGGTCGAGCCGGTCATCCGGGCCGCGCTGGCCGGCGACGACCGCGTCTACGTCCGGCTGTCCCTGCGGCACAACGCCGCGCCGCACCCGGTGGTCGAGGGGTTCACCGAGGTGCGGCGCGGCCGGCGGGGCGTGGTGGTGGCGGTCGGGCCGATGCTGGACACCGCGGTCGAGGCGACCCGGGACCTCGACGTGACCGTGCTCTACGCCACGACCGTCCGCCCGTTCGACGCCGCCGGCCTGCGCGCCGCGGTCGGCCGGGCCGACCGGGCCGACGTGCTGCTGGTCGAGCCGTACCTGGCGGGCACGTCGGCGCACCTCGCGGCCGAGGCGCTGGCCGACGTGCCGCACCGGCTGCGGTCGCTGGGCGTGCGGCGGGAGGCCGAGCTGCGGGCCTACGGCACCGCCGAGGACCACGACTCCGCGCACGACCTCGACGTGCTCGGCGTCGCCGCGGCCGCGCGTCGGATGTTCTCCGGGCCGGTCGCTGCGGCATGA
- a CDS encoding thiamine pyrophosphate-dependent enzyme, giving the protein MTVRSEPGYADLPALFRRMTGDEKHEWAAASTLDVLWVLYDRVLDVSPDRVDDPDRDRFLLSKGHGPMAYYAVLAAKGFLEPSTLDTWTRWDSPLGQHPDRVLVPGAEIGSGSLGHGLPIAVGTAIGLRLQGRAARTVVLVGDAELDEGSNHEAIALAGRLGLDRLTTVVVDNESGTHGWPGGVARRFEVEGWQTSTVDGRDHAALHGAFTQEHPGRPLAVVARIEGER; this is encoded by the coding sequence ATGACAGTGCGAAGCGAGCCGGGGTACGCGGACCTCCCCGCGTTGTTCCGGCGGATGACCGGGGACGAGAAGCACGAGTGGGCGGCGGCGTCGACGCTCGACGTGCTGTGGGTGCTCTACGACCGGGTGCTGGACGTCTCGCCGGACCGGGTCGACGACCCGGACCGCGACCGGTTCCTGCTGTCCAAGGGGCACGGGCCGATGGCCTACTACGCGGTGCTGGCCGCGAAGGGCTTCCTCGAACCGTCCACGTTGGACACCTGGACCCGGTGGGACTCGCCGCTGGGCCAGCACCCCGACCGGGTGCTGGTGCCGGGGGCGGAGATCGGCAGCGGGTCCCTGGGGCACGGACTGCCCATCGCCGTGGGCACCGCGATCGGCCTGCGCCTCCAGGGGCGCGCGGCCCGGACCGTGGTCCTGGTCGGCGACGCGGAGCTGGACGAGGGCAGCAACCACGAGGCGATCGCGCTGGCCGGCCGGCTCGGCCTGGACCGGCTGACCACCGTGGTGGTGGACAACGAGTCCGGCACGCACGGCTGGCCGGGCGGGGTGGCGCGGCGGTTCGAGGTCGAGGGCTGGCAGACGTCCACAGTGGACGGGCGAGACCACGCGGCGCTGCACGGGGCGTTCACGCAGGAGCACCCCGGCCGGCCGCTGGCCGTGGTGGCGAGGATCGAGGGGGAGCGATGA